Proteins from a single region of Chryseobacterium sp. W4I1:
- the tyrS gene encoding tyrosine--tRNA ligase, whose amino-acid sequence MINTLQENAAIILPKNGLEQKIKQAEQENRKLIIKLGFDPTAPDLHLGHAVVLKKLKQFQELGHQIVIVVGSFTARIGDPTGKNKARKPLSVEDVNHNAQTYINQLSKIIDVEKTKIVFNSDWLDALSFSKVIQLMSKVTVAQLMHRKDFNKRFTENTPIAMHELVYPILQGFDSVKIECDIEMGGTDQLFNCTMGRQLQEAHQMSAQVVMCMPLLKGLDGKEKMSKSLNNIIGLTDEPNDMFGNTMSIPDSLIDEFIDLASDFSAEEKAGLQLKLQNGENPMNIKKLIAKNIITQYHDHAAAELAEEFFSSQFQSKNSEEKVYEPISLVSLQHKESLITLVELCSALKSDLSKSAVRRMIESGGIQINHIKITDPDKKIELLPETKVKIGKRDFFELV is encoded by the coding sequence ATGATCAATACATTACAAGAAAATGCAGCCATCATCCTGCCGAAAAATGGTCTGGAACAAAAAATTAAACAGGCTGAACAGGAAAACAGAAAATTAATTATCAAACTGGGATTTGATCCTACGGCTCCGGATTTACATCTGGGTCACGCTGTCGTGCTCAAAAAACTGAAACAGTTTCAGGAACTGGGACACCAAATTGTGATTGTAGTTGGAAGTTTTACGGCCAGAATTGGTGATCCAACAGGAAAAAACAAGGCGAGAAAACCGTTAAGTGTTGAAGATGTGAATCACAATGCACAGACCTACATCAATCAGCTTTCGAAGATTATTGATGTGGAAAAAACCAAAATTGTTTTTAATTCTGACTGGCTGGATGCATTGAGTTTTTCAAAGGTCATTCAGCTGATGTCAAAGGTAACGGTAGCCCAACTGATGCACAGAAAGGATTTCAATAAAAGATTTACAGAAAACACACCGATTGCGATGCATGAGCTTGTGTACCCTATCCTTCAGGGTTTCGATTCTGTTAAGATTGAATGTGATATTGAGATGGGCGGAACGGATCAGCTTTTCAACTGCACCATGGGAAGGCAGCTTCAGGAGGCTCATCAGATGTCAGCACAGGTGGTGATGTGTATGCCTCTGCTCAAAGGTCTTGACGGCAAAGAAAAAATGAGCAAATCCCTGAATAATATTATCGGACTGACGGATGAACCTAATGATATGTTTGGAAATACCATGTCGATCCCCGACAGTCTTATCGATGAATTTATTGATCTTGCTTCTGATTTTTCTGCTGAGGAAAAGGCCGGTTTACAATTAAAACTACAAAACGGGGAAAACCCAATGAACATTAAAAAGCTTATCGCTAAAAATATCATTACCCAATATCATGATCATGCAGCGGCAGAGCTTGCAGAAGAATTTTTCAGCAGCCAGTTTCAGAGCAAAAATTCCGAAGAGAAAGTCTATGAACCTATTTCTTTAGTTTCACTTCAACATAAAGAAAGCCTGATCACACTGGTGGAACTCTGCAGCGCACTTAAAAGTGACCTCAGCAAATCGGCGGTCCGAAGAATGATCGAAAGCGGAGGCATTCAGATTAATCATATCAAAATAACGGATCCTGATAAAAAAATTGAATTATTACCAGAAACAAAGGTAAAAATCGGGAAAAGAGATTTTTTTGAACTCGTTTAA
- a CDS encoding 3'-5' exoribonuclease domain-containing protein has translation MSYIMVDIESDGPIPGDFSMICFGAVLVNEELNTNFYGKLKPISEKFNPDALAVSGFSREETMQFDDPKNVMLAFEEWIEKNSKGRPIFISDNNGFDWMFICWYFHHFIGKNPFGYSSRRLSDLYCGLEKDTFAQWKHLRKTEHTHHPVDDARGNAEVLLYMKKEMGLKIGLK, from the coding sequence ATGAGCTATATCATGGTCGATATTGAATCGGACGGCCCGATTCCCGGAGATTTTTCGATGATCTGTTTTGGGGCAGTCCTTGTGAATGAGGAACTGAATACCAATTTCTATGGAAAACTGAAACCTATTTCGGAGAAATTCAATCCGGATGCTTTGGCTGTTTCAGGCTTCAGCAGAGAAGAAACGATGCAATTTGATGATCCAAAAAATGTCATGCTGGCTTTTGAGGAATGGATTGAGAAAAATTCTAAAGGAAGACCTATTTTCATCAGTGACAATAATGGCTTCGACTGGATGTTCATCTGCTGGTACTTTCATCATTTTATCGGAAAAAATCCTTTCGGTTATTCATCAAGAAGACTGTCTGATCTATATTGCGGGCTGGAAAAAGATACTTTCGCGCAATGGAAACATCTCCGTAAAACAGAACACACACATCATCCTGTAGACGACGCCAGAGGAAATGCAGAAGTTTTGCTGTATATGAAAAAAGAAATGGGTCTGAAAATAGGTTTGAAATAA
- a CDS encoding N-acetyltransferase, protein MNTIITYRKASENDMDYLLDLRTKTMNPHYADSNLPTDKETTLQRILYQFDKAHIILLNNEPVGLLKIDKVENKTEVMQLQIDPSQQGKGLGKMILTDILEEASKDKKTVTLSVLKTNKAQNLYASLGFKIVGEDEHSFFMEFQGGFENFSQL, encoded by the coding sequence ATGAATACTATCATCACCTACAGAAAAGCTTCGGAAAATGATATGGATTATCTTCTTGATCTAAGAACGAAAACCATGAATCCGCATTATGCAGATTCCAATCTTCCAACAGATAAGGAAACAACTTTACAGAGAATTCTTTACCAGTTCGACAAAGCGCATATCATCTTATTAAACAATGAACCTGTAGGATTACTGAAGATTGATAAAGTCGAGAACAAAACAGAGGTTATGCAGCTTCAGATCGATCCCAGCCAACAGGGAAAAGGTCTTGGAAAAATGATTTTAACTGATATTCTTGAGGAAGCTTCCAAGGATAAAAAAACAGTAACATTAAGTGTCTTGAAAACCAACAAAGCTCAAAATTTATATGCAAGTTTAGGCTTTAAAATTGTGGGTGAAGATGAACATTCTTTTTTTATGGAGTTTCAAGGTGGCTTCGAGAACTTCAGTCAACTTTAA
- a CDS encoding helix-hairpin-helix domain-containing protein has product MKKTVKVVSILDTAKSYEYVDESPIRGGVKDVYFSPDREYVVAFYRTPLDAGQKERIMRIVSTYLGNIKNGNSSDYFLNEIFRWPYDIVEKNKLTGIVVPVYHKKFFFAKGYIGSDNIQGQDKVGKWFTAPMFRNKQYPLRLDHSELGDWLSYFQITINISRGVKKLHQMGLAHSDLSYNNILIDPVTKSACIIDIDGLVVPKLFPPEVIGTADFIAPEVLKTKHLSMQDPGRHLPNQKTDLHALAVLIYMYLFRRHPLRGGKIWDLDAEKDEVISMGEKALFIEHPQDPSNQVKADHLRKWDAFWGDPQKIPFTAAGPYLSELFKKAFIDGLHDPIRRPMANEWETALLKTADLIQPCYNPECTEKWYVFDNTSHPKCPFCGTPHKGTLPVLDLYFKFDDEVWKPENHRLMVYNNQYLFKWHVSRKVIRNENLTMQDKMPVGYFTFHNEKWVFVNQSLTSMKDVTEQKEIQPGSMVELTDGKKILLSSEEGGRLSFVTLANQS; this is encoded by the coding sequence ATGAAAAAAACTGTTAAAGTTGTTTCCATTTTGGACACTGCAAAATCTTATGAATACGTAGATGAAAGTCCGATCCGGGGCGGAGTGAAAGATGTCTATTTTTCGCCGGACAGGGAATATGTGGTGGCTTTTTACCGAACTCCTTTGGATGCCGGACAGAAAGAGCGTATCATGAGAATTGTCTCCACTTATCTAGGGAATATAAAAAATGGAAATTCATCAGATTACTTTCTGAACGAAATATTCAGATGGCCTTATGATATTGTAGAAAAAAATAAACTGACAGGAATTGTGGTTCCTGTTTACCATAAAAAGTTCTTCTTTGCCAAAGGATATATTGGATCAGATAATATTCAGGGGCAGGATAAAGTAGGAAAATGGTTCACGGCTCCCATGTTTAGAAATAAGCAGTATCCGCTAAGATTGGATCACTCAGAATTGGGGGACTGGCTCAGTTATTTCCAGATTACCATCAATATCAGCAGGGGTGTGAAAAAGCTTCACCAGATGGGACTGGCGCACTCCGACCTTTCCTACAACAATATTCTGATAGATCCGGTGACGAAATCTGCCTGTATTATTGATATAGACGGATTGGTGGTTCCAAAACTCTTCCCGCCGGAAGTCATCGGAACTGCAGATTTTATTGCTCCGGAAGTTTTAAAAACCAAGCATCTGAGCATGCAGGATCCCGGTAGGCATTTGCCGAACCAGAAGACAGATCTTCATGCACTGGCAGTATTGATCTATATGTACCTGTTCAGAAGACATCCGTTGCGAGGCGGAAAGATCTGGGATCTGGATGCTGAAAAAGATGAGGTGATTTCTATGGGTGAAAAAGCATTGTTTATAGAACATCCTCAAGATCCTTCCAATCAGGTAAAAGCCGATCACTTAAGAAAATGGGATGCTTTCTGGGGCGATCCTCAAAAAATTCCTTTTACAGCTGCGGGTCCTTATCTATCCGAACTGTTTAAAAAAGCATTTATAGACGGTCTTCATGATCCGATCAGACGGCCTATGGCTAATGAGTGGGAAACCGCTCTGCTGAAGACCGCAGATCTTATACAGCCTTGTTATAATCCGGAATGTACTGAAAAATGGTATGTCTTTGACAATACCAGCCATCCGAAATGTCCATTCTGTGGAACTCCGCACAAAGGAACCCTTCCTGTTCTGGATCTGTACTTTAAATTTGATGATGAGGTCTGGAAACCTGAAAATCACCGACTGATGGTTTATAACAACCAATATCTATTCAAATGGCATGTGTCAAGAAAGGTCATCAGAAATGAAAATCTTACGATGCAGGATAAAATGCCTGTCGGATATTTCACTTTTCATAATGAAAAATGGGTATTTGTAAACCAAAGCCTGACCTCGATGAAAGACGTTACCGAACAGAAAGAAATTCAACCTGGCTCTATGGTGGAGCTGACGGATGGCAAAAAAATACTTTTGTCTTCAGAAGAAGGAGGAAGACTGAGTTTTGTTACTTTGGCGAATCAGTCATAA
- a CDS encoding PP2C family serine/threonine-protein phosphatase produces the protein MEKTVIYREKEEFKEVHLVLKNAISKQFYEFIFEMDDFPNIKIKSIGNLQETGLTFENNKLSGIPHANSIHDLDIEFFHIHDENSTEIKKVHLLVNADPKDLWKNIPSDINNDYYKPDEASYKGKFSGKKITVVSKRGRSHAHEGKFRDDDFAVDELSGGWSIVSVADGAGSAIMAREGSRLATISVNRFFSSEEILKGIEKNIETVYNTSELSKQSEARENIIRLLYEGVLYVYHTLDQAATEHSFSIKDFHTTLIFALIKKFDFGYVILTFGVGDCPINLISQDFSEVKLLNQMDVGEFGGGTRFITMKEIFSDDPASRFGMTCVNDFSYLVLMTDGIYDPKFMTESKLENIDSWKTFFNDLAGNNDDRLKVDFINDSHIDQQLLTWTDFWSRGNHDDRTLAIIY, from the coding sequence ATGGAAAAAACTGTTATTTACAGGGAAAAAGAAGAGTTTAAAGAAGTCCATCTGGTGCTTAAAAATGCCATTTCAAAACAGTTTTACGAATTCATTTTTGAGATGGATGATTTTCCGAACATAAAGATTAAAAGCATCGGCAACCTTCAGGAAACAGGTCTTACATTTGAAAACAATAAATTATCAGGGATTCCTCACGCAAACAGCATTCATGATCTTGACATTGAATTCTTTCACATCCATGATGAAAACAGTACGGAAATCAAAAAAGTACACTTGCTTGTTAATGCTGATCCGAAAGATCTCTGGAAAAATATTCCATCCGATATCAACAATGATTATTATAAACCCGATGAAGCATCTTACAAAGGAAAATTCTCAGGCAAAAAAATTACCGTTGTCTCTAAAAGAGGACGTTCACATGCTCATGAAGGAAAATTCAGGGATGATGATTTTGCAGTAGATGAACTTTCCGGAGGCTGGAGCATCGTTTCAGTGGCAGACGGTGCCGGGTCTGCGATTATGGCAAGAGAAGGATCCAGACTGGCAACTATTTCAGTGAACCGATTTTTCAGCTCTGAAGAAATTTTAAAAGGAATCGAAAAGAATATTGAAACGGTTTACAATACTTCTGAGTTATCAAAGCAATCTGAAGCCAGGGAAAATATCATAAGACTTTTGTATGAAGGAGTGCTGTATGTATATCATACTTTGGATCAAGCGGCAACAGAGCATTCGTTTTCGATAAAAGATTTTCACACGACACTGATTTTTGCATTAATAAAAAAGTTTGATTTCGGTTATGTCATTCTTACCTTTGGAGTAGGAGACTGCCCGATCAACCTGATCAGTCAGGATTTTTCTGAAGTAAAACTTCTGAATCAGATGGATGTGGGAGAATTTGGTGGCGGAACCCGTTTTATCACCATGAAAGAAATCTTTAGTGATGATCCTGCTTCACGATTCGGAATGACCTGCGTCAATGATTTTTCCTACCTCGTACTGATGACAGATGGGATTTACGATCCAAAATTCATGACGGAAAGTAAGCTTGAAAATATCGACAGTTGGAAAACATTTTTTAATGATCTGGCTGGAAATAATGATGACCGATTGAAAGTAGATTTTATCAACGACAGCCATATTGATCAACAGCTTCTTACCTGGACCGATTTCTGGAGCAGAGGAAATCATGACGACAGAACACTAGCCATAATCTATTAA
- a CDS encoding TerY-C metal binding domain-containing protein — MSLLYIMRRLPIYFLVDVSESMVGEPIEQVQEGIANIIRDLKKDPYSLETVYISIVGFAGEAEVITPLQDIISFYPPKIPIGSGTSLSQGLIKVMDCIDRDIVKTTYDRKGDWKPIVFLFTDGVPTDDATKAIERWNNKYHGKSNTIAISIGENTNYKLLGTLSDNVLLFNNSDENSYKEFFKWVTDSIKTTSQSVTEANKEGINLSKIDSIILEKVDPTLEQKFPDNNFVVLNGKCSETEKLYLMKFKKTFAESSIPGMSTRYYRLDGAYKIDEKSYLRLSSSRKTHLTISIEELQGGTSCPHCANPVALASCSCGGIHCLKGEGYNKCPWCGTSDYYGFSSEGFDINRTLG, encoded by the coding sequence TTGTCTTTACTATACATCATGAGAAGACTTCCCATTTATTTTTTAGTTGATGTCTCCGAATCTATGGTTGGAGAGCCCATTGAGCAGGTACAGGAAGGTATCGCCAATATCATCAGAGATTTGAAGAAAGATCCGTATTCACTGGAAACGGTCTATATCTCCATTGTAGGTTTTGCAGGAGAAGCTGAGGTTATTACCCCGCTTCAGGATATCATCAGTTTTTATCCTCCGAAAATTCCTATTGGAAGCGGGACATCCCTGTCTCAGGGTCTTATTAAAGTAATGGATTGCATAGACCGGGATATTGTAAAAACAACTTACGACAGAAAAGGCGACTGGAAACCTATCGTTTTTCTTTTTACCGACGGTGTTCCTACCGATGATGCTACAAAAGCTATTGAAAGATGGAACAATAAATACCACGGAAAATCCAATACAATTGCCATATCTATTGGCGAAAATACCAATTATAAGCTGTTGGGTACTTTATCAGACAATGTTTTACTGTTCAATAACTCAGATGAAAATTCCTATAAAGAATTCTTCAAATGGGTGACAGATTCCATTAAAACAACCAGCCAGAGTGTTACCGAAGCCAATAAAGAAGGAATTAATCTTTCAAAAATCGATTCCATTATTCTGGAAAAAGTAGATCCCACGCTGGAACAGAAATTTCCAGACAATAATTTTGTTGTTCTGAACGGTAAATGTTCTGAAACAGAAAAGCTGTATTTAATGAAGTTTAAAAAAACATTCGCCGAATCAAGCATACCGGGAATGTCGACAAGGTATTACAGACTGGATGGAGCCTATAAAATTGATGAAAAATCATATCTGAGACTTTCATCCTCCCGGAAAACTCATCTTACAATATCGATTGAAGAACTTCAAGGAGGTACGTCCTGTCCTCACTGTGCCAATCCTGTTGCTCTGGCGAGCTGTTCATGTGGTGGAATTCACTGTCTGAAGGGAGAAGGTTATAACAAATGCCCATGGTGCGGAACTTCAGATTATTACGGATTTTCAAGTGAAGGATTTGATATTAACCGGACTCTGGGATAG
- a CDS encoding VWA domain-containing protein translates to MSRRLLAYFLLDTSGSMNGEPIQALNNGFNGLISMLRADPQAMDSLHLSVITFDREVKNIIPLTDLASFYPMEITCPDSGPTHTGAALEMVSELVKKELVKGSSDEKEDWRPLLFIFTDGKPSDIQKYRQMIPVIRNLEFGAIVGCAAGPKADEQFLKELTDHVVKLDTTDAITLSSFFKWVSSSITMGGKSQGTGESTPLPPPPSELNIII, encoded by the coding sequence ATGAGCAGGAGATTATTAGCATACTTTTTACTGGATACCTCGGGTTCTATGAACGGAGAACCTATCCAGGCACTCAATAATGGATTTAACGGGCTGATAAGCATGCTCCGGGCAGATCCACAGGCGATGGACAGTCTCCATCTGAGTGTGATCACTTTTGACCGCGAGGTTAAAAATATTATTCCTCTGACCGATCTTGCCAGTTTTTATCCTATGGAAATCACCTGTCCGGACAGTGGTCCTACCCATACCGGGGCGGCTTTGGAAATGGTTTCAGAACTGGTGAAAAAAGAACTGGTCAAAGGATCTTCGGATGAAAAAGAAGACTGGCGGCCACTGCTGTTTATATTTACGGACGGAAAACCATCTGATATTCAGAAATACAGACAGATGATCCCTGTAATCAGAAATCTGGAATTCGGGGCTATTGTTGGCTGTGCCGCAGGTCCGAAAGCAGATGAACAGTTCCTGAAAGAGCTTACAGACCATGTAGTAAAGCTGGATACTACTGATGCAATCACGCTTTCCTCATTTTTCAAATGGGTAAGTTCATCCATCACGATGGGCGGAAAGTCACAAGGAACTGGGGAAAGCACACCGCTGCCACCGCCACCTTCCGAGCTTAATATTATTATTTAA
- a CDS encoding TerD family protein, with the protein MAINLQKGQTIDLRKNDRGESVYDLSQVTIGLGWDVRKQGGFFGKLFSKEAEYDLDAVAFLLDGNGKVANLGKTVQTNEGRQIALYQGDVVFFNSMQHPSGNIWLTGDNRTGAGDGDDEQIIVKLDQLDERYQKILFLVTIYQGKQNNQHFGMIENAFIRAVDAKGKEITKYSLSGDASMNGKCAMVFAEAYRHNGDWKFRAIGDPHQTDNFIEILKQYSYSN; encoded by the coding sequence ATGGCAATTAATTTACAGAAAGGTCAGACCATTGATTTAAGGAAGAATGACCGCGGAGAAAGTGTTTATGATCTTTCACAAGTGACGATAGGTTTAGGATGGGATGTAAGAAAACAAGGTGGTTTCTTTGGAAAGCTGTTCAGTAAAGAAGCAGAATACGATCTCGATGCTGTTGCATTTCTTTTGGATGGAAACGGTAAAGTGGCCAACCTGGGAAAAACGGTACAGACGAATGAAGGAAGGCAGATCGCACTGTATCAGGGCGATGTGGTTTTCTTTAATTCTATGCAGCATCCGAGTGGAAATATATGGCTTACGGGAGACAATAGAACCGGTGCCGGAGATGGGGATGATGAGCAGATCATCGTTAAACTTGATCAGTTGGACGAGCGCTATCAGAAAATATTATTCCTGGTGACCATTTATCAGGGAAAACAGAATAACCAGCACTTCGGAATGATAGAAAATGCTTTTATCAGGGCAGTAGATGCCAAAGGAAAAGAGATTACAAAATACAGCCTGTCTGGAGATGCCAGTATGAACGGAAAATGTGCGATGGTTTTTGCTGAAGCCTATCGTCACAACGGCGACTGGAAATTCCGCGCTATCGGCGATCCACATCAGACCGATAACTTTATCGAAATTCTGAAGCAATATTCATACAGCAATTAA